One Lentibacillus cibarius DNA window includes the following coding sequences:
- a CDS encoding DUF488 domain-containing protein — MLIKTKRIYEAVDREDGVRVLVDRVWPRGVSKDAAQLDYWLKEVGPSSELRKWFAHDPDKYEEFKQKYKEELENGKQQEALQQLKELTKDNHKQLTLLFAAKDETYNQANVLKEILDRQ; from the coding sequence ATGCTTATAAAGACGAAGCGTATTTATGAAGCAGTAGATCGTGAGGACGGTGTGCGTGTGTTAGTGGATCGGGTTTGGCCTAGAGGTGTCTCTAAGGATGCCGCACAGCTTGACTATTGGCTGAAAGAAGTCGGACCATCTAGCGAATTGCGCAAATGGTTCGCCCATGATCCGGACAAGTATGAAGAATTTAAACAGAAATACAAAGAAGAGCTTGAGAATGGGAAACAGCAAGAAGCCCTCCAGCAGCTGAAGGAACTAACAAAAGATAATCATAAGCAGCTAACCTTGTTGTTCGCAGCTAAAGATGAAACATATAACCAGGCCAATGTGCTTAAAGAAATATTGGACAGGCAATAG
- a CDS encoding TerC family protein, whose amino-acid sequence MEAQLLIEYLWVLVILVGLEGLLAADNALVLAIMVKHLPHEDRKKALFYGLAGAFVLRFGSLFIISFLVDVWQVQALGALYLLGISGKNLYDKFKPENGENGGPKPKPAGSGFWMTVVKVEFADLAFAVDSILAAVALAVALPDTAWPNIGSLDGAKFAVVFAGGMIGLIIMRFAANIFVELLNKRPGLEVAAFTIVGWVGVKLTLIVLAHDDIGLIPHEFPHSTTWKLIFYGVLVAIALTGWFASGKTEKNAPQHDNS is encoded by the coding sequence GTGGAGGCACAATTACTGATTGAATATTTATGGGTATTGGTGATACTGGTCGGCTTGGAAGGGTTACTCGCTGCCGACAACGCACTGGTGCTCGCTATAATGGTGAAACACCTCCCGCACGAAGATCGGAAAAAAGCACTTTTCTACGGGTTGGCCGGAGCGTTTGTGCTACGGTTCGGTTCACTGTTTATTATTTCGTTTCTTGTTGACGTTTGGCAGGTACAGGCCTTGGGTGCGCTCTATTTGCTCGGTATTTCCGGGAAAAACTTATACGATAAATTCAAACCGGAGAACGGGGAAAACGGCGGACCGAAACCGAAACCGGCCGGCAGCGGTTTTTGGATGACAGTTGTAAAGGTGGAATTTGCCGACCTTGCTTTTGCTGTTGACTCGATTTTGGCTGCAGTCGCACTGGCGGTTGCCCTTCCCGATACGGCTTGGCCGAATATCGGCAGTCTGGATGGTGCGAAGTTTGCCGTTGTCTTTGCCGGTGGGATGATCGGTTTGATTATTATGCGGTTTGCCGCCAATATTTTCGTGGAATTGCTTAATAAACGTCCTGGTTTAGAAGTGGCCGCGTTTACCATTGTTGGTTGGGTTGGTGTAAAATTGACACTGATTGTTCTTGCACACGACGATATCGGGTTGATTCCACATGAATTCCCCCACTCAACAACTTGGAAACTTATATTCTACGGTGTACTCGTTGCCATTGCGTTAACAGGTTGGTTTGCATCTGGGAAAACAGAAAAAAATGCGCCACAACATGACAATTCATGA
- a CDS encoding phospho-sugar mutase → MRQWETVYEKWMNCEGLDSHLKQELEAISNQPEVLEDAFYRDLAFGTGGMRGVLGPGTNRLNRYTVRKAVNGLCHYLKKHCVNVYDRGVAVSYDSRYMSKAFALETAKVLGAHGIKAYVFNTLHPTPLLSFAVRYLGAAAGVMITASHNPPEYNGFKVYNEDGGQITPNEAAAITEEIEKTEDELSVPVIEQAELEARDLLTWGGQEVDNAYLEQLKSITKLDSLEQQQEKDLQIVFTPLHGTAHNLVVQALKQLNFYQVDVVEEQATPDPEFSTVASPNPEEHQAFTMAIDLAKRSNADILIGTDPDADRLGAAVTNDMGEYTVLTGNQLGALMLDYRLKTTNPKLLANARMIKTIVTSELGRRIADNYGVKTINTLTGFKYIGEKIRQFDATGESFTFGYEESYGYLISDVVRDKDAVQAAVFACEMAYYWKKQGKTLYDALHSLYEQYGYYLEDMISLKLTGKEGTDKISSIMQVARTESLTDIGGVNVQAVEDYWSGKRITPHTGQTEQIELPRENVVKFLLDDDCWVCLRPSGTEPKLKCYVGVRGDSEKESKKRLDDLTAAMNDFLIRYNRN, encoded by the coding sequence ATGCGTCAGTGGGAGACGGTTTACGAAAAATGGATGAATTGTGAAGGATTGGATTCACATCTCAAACAAGAATTAGAAGCAATAAGTAATCAGCCTGAGGTGCTGGAGGATGCATTTTACCGCGATTTAGCGTTTGGAACCGGGGGAATGCGCGGTGTGCTTGGACCGGGAACAAATCGCTTGAATAGGTATACCGTTCGGAAAGCGGTAAATGGGTTGTGTCATTATTTGAAAAAGCATTGTGTCAATGTGTATGACCGTGGCGTAGCAGTATCATATGATTCCAGATATATGTCAAAAGCATTTGCGCTTGAGACGGCAAAAGTACTTGGTGCGCATGGAATAAAAGCATATGTGTTTAATACGCTACACCCGACACCACTGCTTTCGTTTGCTGTCCGCTACCTTGGTGCTGCCGCGGGGGTCATGATCACGGCAAGTCATAACCCGCCGGAATACAATGGTTTTAAAGTTTACAATGAAGATGGCGGACAAATTACACCGAATGAAGCAGCTGCCATTACAGAGGAGATTGAAAAAACGGAGGACGAATTGTCCGTCCCAGTTATAGAACAAGCCGAACTGGAAGCACGCGACTTACTCACATGGGGTGGGCAGGAAGTGGATAACGCCTACTTGGAGCAGCTAAAGTCCATAACGAAACTGGATTCCTTAGAGCAACAGCAGGAGAAAGACTTGCAGATTGTCTTTACGCCATTGCACGGGACCGCCCATAACCTAGTAGTGCAAGCACTAAAGCAGCTGAACTTCTATCAGGTGGATGTGGTTGAGGAACAGGCCACACCGGACCCGGAGTTTTCCACAGTTGCTTCGCCTAATCCGGAAGAACACCAGGCATTTACGATGGCCATCGACCTGGCTAAACGGTCGAATGCAGACATTCTGATCGGAACTGACCCTGACGCAGACCGGCTAGGCGCTGCGGTGACAAATGACATGGGCGAGTATACGGTGCTTACCGGCAATCAGCTTGGCGCTTTGATGCTCGATTATCGGTTAAAAACTACTAACCCGAAACTGCTGGCAAATGCGCGTATGATTAAGACCATCGTCACATCCGAACTCGGTAGAAGGATTGCTGACAATTACGGAGTCAAAACGATTAACACATTAACAGGCTTTAAATATATCGGTGAAAAAATCCGTCAGTTTGATGCCACCGGTGAGTCATTTACTTTTGGCTATGAGGAAAGCTACGGCTATTTGATTAGTGATGTTGTTCGTGATAAAGACGCGGTTCAGGCAGCAGTGTTTGCTTGTGAAATGGCTTATTATTGGAAAAAACAAGGTAAAACACTATATGACGCATTGCATTCACTTTATGAACAGTACGGTTATTATCTGGAGGATATGATTTCACTGAAGTTGACCGGTAAAGAAGGAACGGACAAGATCTCCAGTATTATGCAGGTGGCACGGACCGAGTCACTTACTGACATTGGCGGAGTGAACGTACAAGCTGTTGAAGATTATTGGAGTGGTAAGCGCATAACGCCGCACACCGGACAAACAGAGCAGATTGAACTGCCGCGGGAAAATGTGGTGAAATTTTTGCTGGACGATGACTGCTGGGTCTGTCTGCGCCCATCAGGAACAGAACCGAAACTGAAATGTTATGTCGGTGTGCGTGGTGACAGTGAAAAAGAGAGCAAGAAGCGGCTGGATGATTTGACTGCGGCGATGAATGACTTTTTAATTAGGTACAATCGTAATTAG
- a CDS encoding AI-2E family transporter encodes MTVLEKRSFQTMTMLILIFLLILLISKTSFIFNPLFTYMGAVALPIIGAGILFYLTRPLVDLLEKYKINRIVSILIVFLLLILVLFLIVTYVAPVLQRQFTNLVHNIPRMVAGIQDLISYWQDNQNLIPERVNETINEFTSNLQSYIQSFMGFIFGFISEFIGFMFSIVLIPFFLFFMLKDGEKFAPFITQFFEAKKAANIRSLLQKINDTLTSYIQGQLIVSVCIGILLYIGYSIIHLDYALTLAIFGMVISVIPFLGPYLAVTPALIVGFFQDPMMAVWVAIVMIIAQQIEGNLVSPNVMGRALHLHPLTVITVILAAGSIAGLLGMLFAVPLYAVVKTIISHFYGSYQDSKPNEEDALI; translated from the coding sequence ATGACAGTGCTGGAAAAACGCTCATTCCAAACAATGACGATGCTCATTCTCATATTTCTATTAATTTTGCTCATTTCTAAAACGAGTTTTATATTTAATCCTCTATTTACGTACATGGGCGCGGTGGCTTTGCCCATCATCGGTGCCGGGATTCTATTTTACCTGACACGGCCGCTAGTTGACCTGCTGGAGAAATATAAAATAAACCGAATCGTTTCCATCCTTATCGTGTTTCTCCTGCTTATTCTGGTACTGTTTCTGATTGTCACGTATGTTGCACCAGTACTCCAGCGGCAATTTACGAACCTTGTCCATAATATACCGCGCATGGTGGCTGGCATACAAGATCTCATCTCGTATTGGCAGGATAATCAGAACCTTATCCCGGAACGAGTAAATGAAACGATTAATGAATTCACATCGAATCTCCAGTCCTATATTCAATCGTTCATGGGCTTTATTTTTGGATTCATCAGTGAGTTTATCGGGTTTATGTTTTCTATCGTGCTCATTCCATTTTTCCTCTTTTTTATGTTAAAGGATGGGGAAAAATTCGCGCCATTTATCACTCAATTTTTCGAAGCCAAGAAAGCTGCCAATATTCGCTCGCTATTACAAAAGATTAACGATACACTCACTTCTTATATTCAGGGACAGCTGATTGTCAGTGTCTGTATCGGTATTTTATTATATATCGGCTATTCCATTATTCATCTGGATTATGCGCTGACACTGGCTATTTTCGGTATGGTCATCAGTGTCATCCCGTTTCTCGGCCCTTACCTTGCAGTCACGCCCGCACTTATTGTCGGGTTTTTCCAAGATCCAATGATGGCCGTCTGGGTAGCCATTGTCATGATTATAGCCCAGCAGATTGAAGGTAACCTCGTGTCGCCAAATGTCATGGGACGTGCATTGCATTTGCACCCATTGACAGTGATTACGGTAATTCTTGCGGCGGGGAGTATCGCGGGATTATTGGGAATGCTGTTTGCTGTCCCATTGTACGCCGTTGTTAAAACAATCATCAGCCACTTTTATGGTTCCTATCAGGATTCCAAACCAAATGAAGAAGATGCATTGATATGA
- a CDS encoding SE1832 family protein: MTKKEIEAEMAELKADYSRIQGDVEKATSFSVDTSAGENRLIEIENRMKELNRKLDEC, encoded by the coding sequence ATGACAAAAAAGGAAATTGAAGCGGAAATGGCTGAACTGAAAGCAGATTACAGCCGTATCCAGGGAGATGTCGAGAAGGCAACATCGTTCAGTGTGGACACATCCGCCGGTGAAAATCGGTTGATCGAGATCGAAAATCGGATGAAAGAACTGAATCGTAAACTGGATGAATGCTGA
- a CDS encoding IS1182 family transposase, translating into MLERQPSLPLSAHDELYEMLIPEDNFLRQMKELVDFHFIEDELKDKYCLDNGRNAESPVRMFKYLLLKQIYDLSDADLVERARYDLSFKYFLDLVPEASVIHSSSLTKFRRLRLQDKDLMDMLVEKTVALALEHDVLKSNSIIVDATHTTSRFHAKTAREYVQEKSKLLRKTVYKHHESLKEKFPAKPTTDSLEEELTYTNAVINVIEKEEHVKQLPAVKEKINMVKEVIEDIEEEADYGGDPDARKGYKAADYSFLGYKTHIAMSDERIITAAVVTSGEKSDTNYLSELIENTEKNGVVVDTVIGDTAYSSKNNLNYVQDKGMQLVSPLHPVITNGKRGEDKGFEFNKDADMYVCPAGHLATKKAIKKRQDTSKNAQLKYYFDVEKCKVCPLRAGCYKEGAKTKTYSVTVKSTEHLAQESFQETEEFKRLARERYKIEAKNSELKYRHGFKNANSSGLFGMKIQGAATIFVANMKRIIKLMNEN; encoded by the coding sequence ATGTTAGAACGCCAACCATCTTTACCATTAAGTGCACACGATGAACTATATGAGATGCTGATTCCGGAAGACAATTTCCTCCGTCAAATGAAGGAGCTAGTGGATTTTCATTTTATTGAAGATGAATTAAAGGATAAATACTGCCTGGACAATGGACGAAATGCGGAGTCTCCCGTTCGAATGTTTAAGTATCTTCTTCTTAAACAAATTTATGACTTATCAGATGCGGATCTCGTGGAACGCGCTCGATACGATTTATCCTTTAAATACTTTCTGGATCTCGTACCAGAAGCTTCCGTAATCCACTCCAGCTCGCTAACCAAATTCCGCAGACTTCGTTTGCAGGATAAAGATCTCATGGATATGCTTGTGGAAAAGACGGTTGCACTAGCGTTGGAACATGACGTATTAAAAAGCAACAGTATTATTGTAGATGCCACCCATACGACATCTCGCTTTCATGCCAAAACGGCTAGGGAATATGTTCAAGAGAAATCCAAATTATTACGAAAAACGGTTTATAAACACCATGAATCCTTGAAAGAGAAATTCCCAGCCAAGCCAACGACTGATTCCCTGGAAGAGGAACTCACCTATACGAATGCCGTCATCAATGTTATTGAAAAAGAAGAACATGTAAAACAGCTCCCTGCCGTTAAAGAAAAAATCAATATGGTGAAAGAAGTCATAGAAGATATTGAAGAAGAAGCTGATTATGGTGGAGACCCTGATGCTCGAAAAGGCTATAAAGCAGCTGACTATTCTTTTTTAGGTTATAAAACCCATATTGCGATGTCAGATGAACGAATTATTACAGCTGCAGTGGTGACGTCTGGTGAAAAAAGTGATACCAATTATTTAAGTGAGCTAATAGAGAACACCGAAAAAAATGGCGTGGTAGTGGATACAGTCATTGGAGACACCGCCTATTCTAGTAAGAATAATTTAAATTATGTGCAGGATAAAGGAATGCAATTAGTCTCCCCCTTACATCCCGTGATTACGAATGGAAAACGCGGCGAAGATAAGGGATTTGAATTTAATAAAGACGCGGATATGTACGTGTGCCCGGCCGGACACTTGGCGACAAAAAAGGCAATCAAAAAGAGACAGGATACATCCAAAAATGCGCAATTAAAATATTACTTTGATGTCGAAAAATGTAAAGTATGCCCATTACGTGCCGGTTGTTACAAAGAAGGAGCTAAAACAAAAACTTATTCTGTAACTGTCAAATCGACAGAGCATCTAGCTCAGGAGAGTTTTCAGGAGACAGAAGAATTTAAACGATTAGCGAGAGAACGGTACAAAATCGAAGCTAAAAATAGTGAATTAAAATACAGACACGGGTTTAAAAACGCTAATTCCTCGGGTCTATTTGGCATGAAAATACAAGGAGCTGCAACCATATTTGTGGCTAATATGAAAAGAATTATAAAGCTAATGAACGAAAATTAG
- a CDS encoding cation:proton antiporter, with the protein MVPSILFEVMLVFLLGIGSQWVAWRYRMPAIVLMSITGLLIGPVLGLMDPEEDFGELYNPIISVAVAVILFEGSLNLNYKEIRGLGRPVFRISTIGAFLSWILGSVTAHYIAGLSWAAAFVIGGLFIVTGPTVIMPLLRQSKLKPRPAKILKWEGIIVDPIGALLAVFAFEIISYLTSVNPDGSALLTFFAASVFAAMLGWACGKGIGWMFESGYIPEFLKSPAVFTVVIGCFTIADEVIHETGLLAVTAMGMTLANMGISSLADMRHFKENVSMLLISAIFIMLTASLKVDTLLQVFDPGIMGYVLLMMFAVRPLSIFLSTIGTDLSLNEKLFVGWIAPRGIVALTVSGYFASILSDAGYVDASLITTITFALVFTTVVAHGFSIGWLAKKLHLSLEGKPGTLIIGSNNFTVNLAKSLQKVKAPVMIVDSSWERLRKARVAGVPFFHGEMLSEQTEYQLDTNPYEYLIAGTEYNSYNALICTTFMPEFGRTNVFKVSPYRNNFEGDIVGKVAGRILFNKKLSLEYLNSKLEHHYVFRQTSITNQYSYKQYLNDKDEDTVLMYIMKPSGRMRFYTEEMRVTAEPGDKIVSLTPPVKEMKKIRKRLENQRNNGRTNGENAQATTSE; encoded by the coding sequence ATGGTTCCATCCATTTTATTTGAAGTAATGCTCGTCTTTCTTTTGGGTATCGGATCCCAGTGGGTGGCTTGGCGGTACAGAATGCCGGCAATCGTTCTCATGTCGATTACCGGACTGCTTATTGGACCTGTTTTGGGACTGATGGACCCAGAGGAAGACTTTGGAGAATTATATAACCCGATTATTTCGGTTGCCGTTGCCGTTATTCTATTTGAGGGCAGCCTTAATTTGAACTATAAAGAAATTCGTGGATTGGGACGACCGGTCTTTCGAATATCGACCATCGGAGCCTTCCTGTCGTGGATTCTTGGTTCGGTGACAGCGCACTATATTGCTGGACTGAGCTGGGCGGCTGCCTTTGTCATTGGTGGTTTGTTTATTGTTACGGGGCCCACTGTTATCATGCCATTGTTAAGACAGTCGAAGTTAAAGCCACGGCCGGCGAAAATTTTGAAGTGGGAAGGGATTATCGTCGACCCGATTGGTGCACTGTTGGCAGTGTTTGCCTTTGAAATCATCAGCTATCTGACATCAGTAAATCCCGATGGATCTGCTTTATTAACGTTTTTCGCAGCATCTGTCTTTGCTGCGATGTTGGGATGGGCATGCGGAAAAGGGATTGGCTGGATGTTTGAGTCCGGCTATATTCCGGAATTCTTAAAATCGCCAGCCGTATTCACGGTCGTTATCGGCTGTTTTACCATCGCTGATGAAGTAATCCACGAAACAGGTTTACTTGCGGTTACTGCAATGGGGATGACACTTGCGAACATGGGTATCAGTTCGCTTGCCGACATGCGCCACTTCAAAGAGAATGTTTCTATGCTTCTCATTTCGGCTATCTTCATCATGCTAACCGCTTCATTAAAAGTCGATACCCTGCTGCAAGTGTTTGATCCCGGTATTATGGGCTATGTGCTGCTCATGATGTTTGCAGTTCGCCCTTTATCAATTTTTCTGTCAACGATTGGCACCGACCTGTCCTTGAATGAAAAGCTCTTCGTAGGATGGATTGCACCAAGAGGTATTGTTGCGTTGACGGTTTCCGGCTATTTTGCCTCTATCTTATCTGACGCAGGTTATGTGGATGCGTCATTAATCACTACGATTACGTTTGCGTTAGTATTTACCACGGTTGTCGCCCATGGCTTTTCCATCGGCTGGCTTGCCAAAAAGCTGCACCTCTCGCTGGAAGGAAAGCCTGGTACGCTGATCATCGGCAGTAATAATTTCACCGTCAACCTTGCTAAATCACTGCAAAAAGTAAAAGCCCCGGTCATGATTGTGGATTCATCCTGGGAACGGCTGCGCAAGGCACGCGTGGCAGGTGTACCGTTTTTTCACGGGGAAATGCTGTCAGAGCAGACGGAATACCAGCTTGATACGAATCCATATGAGTATCTGATTGCCGGTACCGAGTACAATTCGTATAATGCATTGATTTGTACGACATTTATGCCGGAATTCGGTAGGACGAATGTGTTTAAAGTAAGCCCCTATCGCAACAATTTCGAAGGCGATATCGTGGGTAAAGTTGCCGGGCGGATTTTGTTTAACAAGAAATTGTCGCTCGAATATTTAAATAGTAAGCTAGAACACCATTACGTCTTTCGCCAGACCTCCATTACTAACCAATACAGCTACAAACAATATTTGAATGATAAGGATGAAGATACGGTTCTCATGTATATCATGAAGCCATCCGGACGTATGCGCTTTTATACGGAGGAAATGCGGGTAACAGCGGAGCCGGGCGATAAGATTGTCAGTCTGACGCCACCGGTAAAAGAAATGAAGAAAATCCGTAAACGGCTGGAAAATCAGCGGAATAATGGTAGGACGAACGGTGAAAATGCCCAGGCAACGACGAGTGAGTAA
- the brnQ gene encoding branched-chain amino acid transport system II carrier protein has translation MKKDTLTVGFMLFALFFGAGNLIYPPTLGDESGTSYWAAIVGFVLTGVGLPILAVTAISFVKNDARELADRVHPMFGAIFTSVVYLAIGPFFGVPRAATVAFEMSMEPFTSVSPFILFLFTTFFFLIVYFISMNPSKMVDRVGQLLTPFLLFAIVILCVGGFMLLNNDVQSPSEKYAESPLFTGFVEGYLTMDAIAALAFGIIVVNAFKDRGITSREALIQSTLKAGLVAGIGLVSVYASIGWIGTRLGATGSFSNGGDILSSAANMMFGNFGAILLGIIVALACLTTSVGLVVACGQFFHRLTDFSYHWIVALVTIVSYLIANQGLNTIISVSVPVLTFLYPIAIVLILLTFLQPLFDGDAYVYRGAILMTGFISLYDGLTEYGISMPAVTSVLEHLPFFTLGLGWFAPAVLGGLIGLLFKKSPALSYSK, from the coding sequence ATGAAAAAAGACACGCTGACAGTAGGCTTTATGTTATTTGCATTATTTTTTGGTGCCGGAAACCTCATCTATCCACCAACACTAGGGGATGAATCAGGGACATCTTACTGGGCGGCTATTGTAGGATTTGTACTAACAGGTGTCGGCCTGCCAATCCTCGCCGTAACTGCCATCTCATTTGTAAAAAACGATGCCAGGGAGCTTGCTGATCGTGTTCATCCAATGTTCGGGGCCATCTTCACTTCCGTCGTATATCTTGCCATTGGACCGTTTTTCGGTGTGCCCCGCGCCGCCACCGTTGCATTTGAGATGAGCATGGAACCATTTACAAGCGTATCACCGTTTATATTGTTCCTGTTTACGACGTTTTTTTTCCTAATCGTTTATTTTATCAGCATGAATCCGTCCAAAATGGTTGACCGGGTAGGACAGCTGCTGACACCGTTTTTATTGTTTGCGATCGTTATACTCTGTGTCGGTGGCTTTATGCTATTAAACAACGATGTACAAAGTCCCAGTGAAAAATATGCCGAATCCCCGTTATTTACCGGCTTTGTAGAAGGCTACTTGACGATGGATGCGATTGCAGCACTGGCATTTGGCATTATCGTTGTAAATGCGTTTAAAGACAGAGGCATCACTTCTCGGGAAGCACTTATTCAATCCACACTAAAAGCAGGACTGGTAGCTGGCATCGGACTTGTATCGGTCTATGCGTCGATAGGATGGATTGGCACAAGATTGGGCGCTACCGGCAGCTTTTCTAACGGTGGAGACATTTTATCAAGCGCTGCTAACATGATGTTCGGAAACTTTGGTGCCATATTACTCGGCATCATTGTCGCACTGGCCTGTTTAACTACTTCAGTAGGTCTCGTTGTTGCTTGCGGGCAATTTTTCCATAGGTTGACAGATTTTTCCTACCATTGGATTGTTGCATTGGTCACCATTGTTAGCTACTTGATTGCTAACCAGGGGCTGAACACGATTATTAGTGTTTCGGTACCTGTACTAACATTCCTTTATCCGATTGCGATTGTTCTTATTCTATTAACCTTTTTACAGCCATTGTTCGATGGGGATGCTTACGTTTATCGCGGTGCTATCCTGATGACCGGATTTATCTCTCTTTACGACGGACTTACAGAATATGGTATCAGCATGCCAGCTGTTACGTCGGTACTGGAGCATCTACCGTTTTTCACTTTAGGACTCGGCTGGTTTGCACCTGCCGTCCTTGGCGGTTTAATCGGACTATTGTTTAAAAAAAGCCCGGCGTTATCCTATTCCAAATAG